The sequence below is a genomic window from Citricoccus muralis.
TCATGCCGCTCTTCTGGGTCGAAGAGCACGCGATCACCCAGCTCGACGTGACGCACTGCCGGACCCACAGCAACAACCGTGGCCCAACTCAGGCGGTGTCCCATCTGGGCCGTGGCAGGAATCAGGATTCCGGCGGAGGAGCGGCGTTCGGCCGATTCCTTGTCTTGGTGCACCAAGATCCTGTCGTGCAACATCCGGAGTGGGAGCGCGGTGGCCTGCTGCTCTGTCTCATCAGTGGTCGGCTTCTCTGAAGTCACCGCCCCAGTTTACAAACCGTGGATACAGTTTGAGCGACACGACTCCGTCAGGCTCAGAGTGATGGTGGTTAAGCTCTGAACGAGGCAGATGTGATCTCGCGCGCCCCAGGCCGACAAGCCGGTATACTCATGATCAGTACGATCGTGCACCGACCTAGAGGAGATGGCGCATGGCCAACCCCGTGTTCAATTCGAACAACTTCCAGTCTCAGATGCGCGGCGGTCATGCCGTGGACACCTCGCGTGGCGGACCTACCCTGACCGCAGATCAGCTGCAGCAGATGTACAACGAACCTGCTGCCACCGCCGCCGACACCGGCCGGATGACCTACAATGACGTCATCCTCCGCACCACCGGCACCCTGCTGCTGGTCATCGCCGGCGCTGCTGTTGGTTGGATCACCGCCAACCCGATCCT
It includes:
- a CDS encoding GroES family chaperonin, with protein sequence MLHDRILVHQDKESAERRSSAGILIPATAQMGHRLSWATVVAVGPAVRHVELGDRVLFDPEERHEVELNARAYVLLRERDLHAVAEPEDSSDASGMYL